GGGTCTGACTCTAGAAATGGCGACAAACACCCGAAAATCACGTCGAACGGTGTCTTCTCCCCTCTGCATGAACAGATTTAGTCAGCAACATCCGCCAAACAAGTCCTTCACATAATCCCCAAACTAGTAAACAACCATAAGAATACATACGCCAATAAGTAATCCTATCCTCAACGTGGTCAATTCAGCGTCTTTCTCCAAACCCGACGATAACCACCGGTCTCCGATCCGCATCTCTCTCATTTACGAAGTGAGTGTGCGACTGTAGCGCGCCAATAACGTCCCACGTGAACAGACGTCAGCCCAGGTAAACGTCCTGTGGACGCAACTAAAATTGCGACTCCTACTGGCCGACCAACAGCGCAACACCAGGCAGTATGAAGAACTCGAACCGCTTTAATATAAACGCGTTTCCTATTTGACATGGctacattatatatacagtatacacacacgcgcacacacacacacaagagaaaacaaacaatctTTACGATTCTTGAGGGGAACATGATGTTTAGTTGTACCTTATTGACCTGATCATTTATACTACTTTTTAATAGGAAGACATCTTTCTGGGAATCATGCTGTTCAACAATTTGTAGATAATTTCCATCTCTATTTTTTGCCTTGCAGGGTCATATAGGAGCGTCATCTCAGCCttccattttcacatttttgccGCAGGTGCAGAAATTACCAGCTGAAACCATTATTGTTGAAGGACAAAGATCCGGAGCACTAACGGAAAATGCAGAAAAGGTATaaaagcagcacacacactAGAGCTTAAAAGTGACAATATTTCcaacttgtttttattgtaaattgCCGCTTTCATCAAAAAGGTGTTACACAGTTCATTTAGCTAATGCATGTGTAGCCACTGAGAAAAGACTGCGATACACTGAATAGAGTTCAGGAACATTAAATAACCAAATTGTAAGACTGAAGTTCATGAACAGGCCACAGATATCAAAAATTTGCACAAGCAATAGTGGgcaataattataaataatcagtttataataataaaaataatgggcAGGGACAAGGATCTTCCCCCAAGACTAAAAACTTTatcaaaaagggaaaaaaacacaagacgAACACCAACAGACCTATCAGGTCTCAATTACCTGCATGAGCACTACAGGATGGCCAGGATGACTGTAATCAGGGAGCCAATCGAGGCCGGAGCACTCACCAAGCTCCGTGCCCAACACGcactcacacagcaaacaaaccaaaaagacAAGGGATAAAAGTACAACACGTGAAGGCTGTGCGAAACCACTAAACACACAAATTTaggggagtgtggagctgaagtgagGGACCCCGCTCACCGATTGCTCCACCGTCTGAATAGTTCCACCGTCACCGGCCCCGCAGCACTCATGCAAGGGAAAGAACAGCTAGATACATGTTAAAAGTTAGCAGGACTGCTGCCACAGTCCAGTATATTGTCTTGGGGGAAAATACAAGCCTAAAATAAatagtcaaccctcggttttctaACATAATccattccagaaggctgttcggaaagagagttgttcgaaatccgaaactattttcccattataattaatgtaaatcattttaatccgttacaagtctaaaaaacaactttttctaagtgGCTCGCATTCAGGTACGCTCAGCTTCTTACGGTTTACACCtcaaactgcactgtatacggtttaccacaaataaaaaagggtagaaatagatgctgaattttattttaataaaatatatcctatcgaactttgaacatgaatgcacgacggaggaagcatcctgggcattagAGTTCGATCGGCTCCCAAGttagtcgcgttcaggtacgctcggactctttcggtttggtcgagagccgaattttggtcgagttcagagacgtaaaattctcggattttctggtcgaaaaccgatttggtcgagaacagaagcaatcgaaaaccgaggtttgactgtacaaGGAAGATAAAAGGGCACAATAGCCTAACTGATAAAATcggaacaaaataaaacaataaaaaccaaatgatgaaacaaaactatgaaaacaaaacagcagtggcaaTCGGTCTCCTGTGGAACAAACCTCTCCAGGAATCCACCTGTGTGGGCATGAGGGAAGCCACTGAACAAAACCTACcatgtgacaaaaaaatttaagaacacatacaaagcacataaacataaaaacagaacacaagtTACGGCAACATGTGTAGCAGTCAACTCCTAGCCAGAAAGGAAGCATGGTAACACCTTATACCAATTCCAGGCTGATTGGTAGGAGGAGCTGACTGCTACCCAACTCTGGTGGCCCAGGAGGGACATTTTCTACCGGTCACATATGTTCCTATGAATCACCAGAAGAAATCTGTGTCTGCACTCTGTCATAGTCATTTTCCGCCCCTCGTAAATTCCAGGGACTTCATTTGACTCACCATCAATAGGAATACAACCATTCTGCGTATCTAAAGCTCCACTAATAAAACTTCTCTTAGTTTATCATTAAATTTGCCACAATTTCCAATCCTGTGGCAACCTATTAAATTGTGATAAAGATTCCCAAAAAATATGTTCACCTTTCTCCTGTTCACAAGTGATGAGATGTGATCGTTCCTGGTCTTaccttaaatttaatttcacacaCAGGCTGCTGTTTATCTCAATTTCCATGTACGTTATCATTTAGCAGATTGTGGAGCCTTAACTTGCAACACATTTGTACCAACTCTTCCAAGTGGAGAGATAAAATATCTTGGAATTTGCATAAAACTCTCAACACAAATTACTGATGACAAAAACTAGAGTAGTGAGTCGTTCTTCTGAACAGAAAAGGACAGATACATCagctgaaaaaaacattttactctgCTGCTTTCAGGCTTAGTTAAAATGACTTTAGTTTGTGATTTGTTATGCCAGTGTGAATTCCTAATGTGATAACTTTATAACTCTTGCCAAATGCTCACTGGGTGCCGTTAAGAGAAATGCTGGTGCAACGTAAACAAGACCCGGTGTTGTAGAAAGGTGTTACAGGTGTCAAATTCAGACAAAGTTcaaatttataaataataataaataaataaataaataaagttctcTACCCTAACTTTCTTGGAATTGGGGTTGGTTAGATTTCTTAAAGCATAAAAAGTGCAAATGTTCAACCTGGGGCACACGTGGTGTTGAAGAAGCAACATCACAGCAATGCTGCAGCTCCCAGCCACTCGCTGGCAGGCTGCATGAGACTTCAAAGGTCCTCTCAGTAGGGGGTGGCACCATGAGTTTCTAAAATTTTTCCATATTATTATCTAGAGGGGTGGCAGCACTATTAACCACCAACATATGACTGCTCAGAAGGAAAACTGATTTAGCATACATAGGGATACACTGACGTCTGACATGCTCAATGTGGGATTGTATGTATTACagaatatatagtatatatagtatatgctCACACATTTCCTTCACAGTTCCATGCTATCTTAATTTTTCAGTCATTGGATTTTTTCACgctatttattttaaaagccaGAATTAGTTTTGGTGGTGTACATAGCTGTGGTGTAACTAGTGGTGAGAAAGGGAAGTAAATAATGCAGGgataatcacattttttcagcaTGCAAGATACAGTTACTTATAAAATGTCCAAGTCAAAATGATCTAcataatgttcattcattcattttcaatacaaGCTTCTTCCACTGTCATAGGTCGCGGCGTTGCCGGACTGGGGTCATGAGGCAGGGTATACTCCGGGGATGATGCCAGAAAGGAAAGATGTTGCATCTTTCCTTTTAAAGCATTAACTATTCAGTAATTAATTGAGTCAGCTGCTTCAACAAATGCCTCTTCTACCATCTCTCCGTCTCTGATGGACTTTTTGTTACCTTTTGGTACCTTCGTtacctttctctttctcagccTGGAACAACCACCTCAGTCTGAGTGcctgaatgatcccaggagctatgttatCAGGCTTTATGTTCCTGCTAGGGTCTCTTTAGCAAACAGGTCTTAGGTGATGGGCCAGACTACGAGCAGTTTCAAAACCACTGTGAATACGAAAATATCATGAACCGTGACATCGCAAAACTTTGACCCACTGTGAAGCAAGGcctggggttggggctcgtatgcgagcgccaggctcagcccgaaaggacgacgtggACCCAACCTCCGTTGGATTCACCACCTGCTGAGGAAACCATAGGGGACgtgtgcagtgtggattgggtggcagtcgtcagcacaCGGCTcaacgacccaatccccagacaaagagtctagctctagggacatggaatgtcacctcgctggggggaaaggagccagagcttgtgagggaggttgacaGGTTCTCACTAGATATagttgggctcacctccacTCACAACTTGGGCCCTGGAAACCAAACCCTttagaggggctggactcttcaCTTTTCTGGCGTTGCCAAGGTGAGACGCTGTGGGCTGGTGTGGacttgcttatagccccacagctcagccattACATATCAGCGTCAACCCCGGTGAATGAGAGGATCATGTCCCTGTGCCTTTGGGCTGGGGACAGATGTCTCACTGGTGTTTCGGCCTATgggccaaaacaacagtgagacaggTTTGAAAGGTTTAATCCATTTCTAAAGCTATTAAACTCTCAGATTCTTAAAGCAACCTTAGTCTTAATTTGCTCATCTGCTGATGAGCAGAGACAAGTagtagcagaggatggtttttTCCTCCCAGTGTTTATGATTCTGCGACACACTCCTTTTGTGTAAGGTGTTCTGTTTCAGGCCCattggaagaaagaaaaacttctTCATAGTAATTTAGAGTGTTATTATTATCTCCTTggcacatttacacacatgaatgtaaatgtgcccgaatgatcccaggaggtATGCTCTGTGATGAAGTATCCCCAATATCATGATGCCGGAGCACAGGCAGCGGAGGATTACCTGTGATACCGAGCTCATTAATTCACCATCACCATTAATGACTGATAAAAGGTAGTACAATAGAGTATTCAGAGTTTCCTCACCTAATTACCTTCTTGTTTCTAATTAGCAGACCACCTTATCTTTCTTCTTAGTGCAATAGTtgtgattaaattaattaaacatAACAAGTACATAGCAATATGGTGCAAATTACCAGTTCCTGCACAACCTTAGGCTTTCAACATGCACTTTGAAAATCACTATAACATAATGGCAACAGATATAATTTTGATTGCTTTGGAAAACATTGAATCAGGTGGTTTGAGCCATTGTAATCTGGCAGCATTGTTTAACTTTTTTCAGTGacactcatttattcattcatacgTCTTCTTAtgcttttcttttgcttttgcgggtcacagtgtttgctggagcctatcccagcggacatATGAGTGGGAGGCgagggacactccaggcacaatgccagtgcaccacagcataaatgaaaataaaaaattttgactTATTTTGAAACACGTATTTTAAAACATGCCCTCTGCATTCCTTTGATACATGCACACACTAGGAGTATGAGAGAATGAGGTGAATATGACTTACTTATAAGGAGACAATGAATATAACCACTCTATTCCGTTAGGGACGGACGAGAGGCAGACATGGAGCTTCTTTCTGTTCCAAGATTGGCAATAGTTGTATTGTGCCTGTGGGGAAATTCTTTTCTAATTTACAACTGGGAAACAAATTCGATATTGCAATAAGGATGCTTCAACATGTAGACATGGCTTGAACCACCAACTGTCCAATAAGAGATGAAGCATCCATCTCTTGAGCTGCAAACCAATACATCACAGAGGATGGTCGCAGAATAATGATGGAGGTATttacagctcctcctcctcctccccccttccttccccccacctcctcctcctccttctcatcCTCCTACTCCTCTAATGATATACAAAACATGTCTACATTCATGCTTTACATGTTTACTTGTAATTTTTGATCATCCCTGGTCTCTGCCAGTTGCTGCTACCCCACTAGTGGTAGGTCTTTCTTTAAATCCTTCACTCACCTCACCGTCATGATGGCATTGATTTGTCAAGCTCCTAAAATAATACTCATGCTTGCTGGCCAGTTATGGATGATTTGTGGTCAggtgtttttaaaatttgctcAGAAATGATTTCATAGCTCATGTCAGCCACAAATGACAGAAGACTGTGATCATTCTTTATTCGGTCTTTTCTCGGCGTTCATGCTGGCCTCTACTAAACTCACTGTTAAGATacctgatgatgaagaagactGCTAAGAATCAGAATAGTCTGATTCTGGATATTTTGTCAAAAGCTAGGTTAGCCTGTGAGTCTCACTCAACACTTGAGACACATAGTGGGTACTAATATGTGGTGACTTGGCCAACCGAATGCCAGGTGACTACTCACACGGATGTAGTTAAGGGGGGAGAGGGCATGCAAAAGAGATTTAGGTGACACATATGGCTAGAAATGATTTGCATTGTAAAGATAAATGATCGGTTTTGGAATATTTGAGTTCAACAATAATTCACCATGTTTTTAATGGCACGTCTAACTGGGAGGTACTGGGTGAGAAACCAGACAAAATGTTATCATGGGTCCTCAGACATGTCACATGATTCAATCATGACGCACAGTTTGTGAGGACATTATTGGCATAAGATGCCATTTATGTTCAATTCAGTTCCAGGAATATATGTAATTCCAGTAGCCTTTCAATTATTTGATTATTGTTATCTTCAGTAAGGAAAAAAGAGCAGCTGTGAGAAAATAATAGAGCTCATCTCAAACACAGGGATGTCCTTTTCATGTGGTGCCAAAGGCTATGTGTATAATTGGCTCACAGCCGTCTTAAATGTGGGAGTTCATGTCAGTAATGATGAATCCCATAAGCAGCTTCCCCTTAGTGCCAGGTAAATACAACACATCATTTACTGGGATATTCCTTTCAGTAGATTTATAATAATCCAGGCATTTGAATCACTTCCAGTAGACTATAAAAACGTGACATCGCCGTCACACCACTTTCCAACACTAGTTGAACATTTCCAGTGATTATTTACTGTGAGTAAATAAAGTGGAGTGAAAGTTTATTAGTTTCAAAATTATGATAATCCCATCTATTGCCATAGACTGTAGCTCCAGTATATACATGTACTCTAATTTACACTGAGCTGGCAGGCTCAGTAAATACTGCAATCAAAAAAACcctgatttttaattttgaactgaactgaataAAACTGAGTCACTGTTTGTTAACCTGCGTAAACATGTGGTGCTGGATTATGTTTCCCTAATCTAAATCAACCAGTTGATGCCAGTAGCTTCATTTTAAATACCCAAACACGAGAGAGCTTCTGAAAGCTTCAGTGCAACAATTTTaactcataattttttttaaagcaattgGAACTAAAGTAAAATAGAGCctgtaaaatgtttgacaaaCATGCCGATAATAAATAATCTTGAGCAGTTAAAGATATATTCATTCTGTTGCTTAAATAATCTAAAGGAACCcataaaattcaaatattttcacttcAATTTTATGGGCTTATTGTTGGGAGATGTGTTCCACAAGTTACACTTATATTTGGAGCTACAACTCAGACCTTATTTTACAAGTTGCCCCTTTAAATATCTGTGCGTACACACACCCCTCAGCACATGAATCATGTCCTGCCCAAATGTCAGCTGGACGTGCGTGTGCACATGTGAATTATATGTACGTGTGGGGCATGTGATGTGTTGCAACCAAGCACACCCCTGAGCTCAGACAGGCTGACTGAAGTTCACCTCGGGTTTTCTCGGGTTTCACTTGCTCAGTTCCTCCTAAACATTTGCTTCACTTTCTCCTGACAGGACGTTGCTGTGTCTCATGTGGAGACAACAGGGGACATGATGTCAGACAGGGGGATTTTCAAAGTAGAGAAAGTTTTTATCAAGGATTTTGTGGAGGGAGGAGCAGGAAACACAATCCAGATGGGAACAAAACTTCAAGTAAGTACAACGTGTGACTAATAGCTTGGACATATTGAGATAAAAATATGCTTCTGTGTGTGCAGGCCAGAGTGTAGTATACCCTCTGTATCCAAGCAGGGTAAATATACACTCCTCAAATAGACCTAAGTGTGTGGTGAGTCATTCACCAAGAGATAAAAAATACTTAAACGTCAAAAGAGGacatttatttccattcaggcagtgtttttttattctcgGGTAACAGAACATGGTGCAAGTGGAAAAATGCAGGCTAAACACTTGTCTTTAAATATAATGTGAAGTGGAAGTCGTAAAAAGTGCAGTCACACTTTACATGTCATTTTATTAACTGGTTTTGCTGTTTTTCAGCTAAAACCCTCACTTGATGACATGGGCTGCATCGTCTGTCCTTCAGCCGGTGCTCAGGCTGGAAGTAACCTCGACCAAGTAGCTGCCGGGACGGCTTCTATGGAAACAGCTGTTGATAAAGGCAGGGATATTTCCCAATGGCAGCATCCTGATACTGCTGGACTCGATGAGGTTAGCTCTGGTTTCTTTGCCAATGAAGTGTCTGTATCAGAGGACAGAATTTACCCATCAAACTCTGCAAACATATTCCCCACCCCGGCTTCGTCCAGAGAGTCCATCCTCTCCGAAAGTTCAGACAAAGAGAAGAGCTGGTCCGCTGTGCCCCTTTCCTCTGTGACCTCTCCCGCCTCTTTCAGCCGCACTGTTTCCCCCTGCTCGTCCGTTCTCTCTGGGATCTTCACCCCCACTGTTCTCCAGTTCAAGAAGCACTTCCTGGCACCTGGCTCCAGTCTGATTCACACCCCTCAAACCTGTTTCTCATCCTGTGAGAGCctgttttcctctgtgtgtcCCCAGTCCCCCCCACCTCGACACCGGCACCGGCCTCCCCTCACTCGGCTCTCTCTCCTCACCGCCATCCTGAGAAAAGGACGCCTCCCTGTTTTGTCCCCTGCACTGCAGAGGCCTTACACCCCCTGCTGGCCTGTCAATCCTGTGACCCTGTCATTCTGTAACGCCTGCTCAGCAGCTTCCAGTGTGGCCTCCATCCCCCTGGAGTTTTCCTCAACCTTCTCTTCATCAGTGTCTATAGATAGTCAGAGTCAGATTCACAGAGAACCGAACAGATGTGttacttctcctcctcctgtccacTTTAATGAACGCAACAGAGCATGGCCGCAAACTCAGGTGCAAAAGCGCTCTGAGCAGATTTGTTCGGGCAGCCTGCCTCAGTGGGGCCAGGTTATTTCACCCCCGAGAGTGAAGAGAAGCATCATAACCCGAGCTCCTCTACCTGTTTTTTGCTCAAACTTTGACTCAATTTCTccatcaaaacatgaagaaatagACTGTTCGTCTCCCCAAAAACTGCAGCATAGTCACATTTCCATTTCCAAGACCCCTGAGCTCCATCGTAGCAACACTCATACACACGTCACTCCTGAAAATAACCTCAATAACCACAAGTCCCCATCCTCTAAACCTATTTATGAGCCAGAGACCCGTGCTTCCCTGAAACAGAGTCAAATGCCAAATTCATCTCTCTCGAAGCTTCAGTCACTGTCTCAACAGCTGAGATCTTCATCTCTATGCCGTCCTCAGCTTCAGCCTTCGCGTCCACTCAGTGTCACACACTCAGCAtcacctcctccccctccccccattcaACAGAACACAGGACGGTGTGAGACAGGGAGGAGCTGTCCTGTCCCTCATAATTCCTCCACATCAGAGAGTTTTTACAAAGACTCCTGTCTGTCTCCTTCCCAATGCACACCTATTGCTTACCCTGCCTGGCCTTCGCCCACCAGTCCACCCCCGCCTACGCCCTCTCCTGCTCCACCAAACAGAGACCTCATCCCTTCGCCTTCTCTCTCGCTATGCTCCTCACCCTCCCCAAGGCCAGGGAGTGGAATATCAGACTGCACTGACAGGGagggtaaaaaaagaaaggtagTCACTCTGCTTGCCACATGCATGACTTGTTTCACCCCAGGCTCTTATTTAATATACTTCCTGTGACATGCTGTTCTCTCACGCTAAGCAGTTAAAAACAGATTTCACTCACTTTATATTTAGATATCAAGTGGTGTACACTTTGTGGTGCTGTTTTTAgatatctgtttgtgtgtttgtctttgccaTTTTATGGTTTGACGTAGGTCTAGATCTTTCCTGTTCAGACACGTCAATCACACTCAACATCCGTGGATTTTAATAGTAAACATGTCTAAAATGTTGAGGCAATTGGGACCCCatcagcttttttattttttttttaagtctgagTTCTGGGTCAGATATGTCTGTAAGTTAAACAATGCTGTTCAAAATCTTAGAATTTGATATCAGAATCCAGGAAATGTGAGTGAGTGTGGGATGTAGTCATCCCTTTTTTACATCATTGTCATTGAGGAAAAACTGAAATTATTGGTGTTACAAgatcagtgaaacatttgagCAGTGACGCGGTGATGTGGTTCCAATGCTGACACACTTCAGCACTATTCATCCCTAGGGCATCGAGAGAGTGATGGACTGGTTTGCATGATTTATAGTCTGTAGCAGGGTTCAACAAAGCATGCCTAAATCAAAATACAGCGAATTACTTTTAATAACATCAAATTTGGgtaaaaagctgaaatttgaaTTCTGAATTATTTGTATTCATTGTCGGTTTGTGTTTTTCTACAAACTTTAGAGCCACAAGATAAAATTAAGCTACAAGTCTCTAGCTGCAATTCCCACAAACAGCCTGCTACTAGATCAACAGGTGAGTTCTCTCTAATCCCAATAATTCACTTTAAGATCCTACTAAGTATTTGGCCAAATGAAGCTTTACAAACTCAACTCTTGTGTTATGTAAGGCatttaaatgatgaaaacagTGTGAATGTCAATTGCAATAAAGGTATCGTATTAAAATAGgggatatttttttcaaagttgtTAAGTCGTCAGTCATCTGAGAATtacattacatatatatatcacagtaaattatatatatatgtatatgtatatatatatatatatatatatatatatatatatatatttctatactgtatatgtgtgtgtgagtatgtgtgtgtgtatatttaaaataaaaataaataaataacacacacacacacacacacacacacacacacacacacacacacacacacacacacacacacacacacatatatatatatatatatatatatatatatatatatatattaacctttatttatccaggtgagtCCCATTGAGATTACAGATCTCTTTTGCAAGGGAGCCCTGGCCAAGACGGCAGCAGCACCAGTTACAGTTACATacagcaattaaaaaaacaacaaaaaacccccagatACATTATAAAACATACAATAACAGGGAGAAATCATCAATGTCTAAGAAGGAAAGCAGTTACAGACTCCAATGGAATCTGCCTCCATATCCTTcaccaaatttttaaaatccctGATCGGGATCACCTTTTGAAGCTGTAGTTCAGACTGCAAATGATTCCaggctgcaggagcagaaaacATAAAAGCCTGTTATCCAAGTTCAGTGCGAACCTTAGGGACAGCCAATAAAAGGATGTCATCGGAGCGCAGACAATAGTTACTggttttaaacaaaatataccaacaatggtaagaGGGGTACAGACCAAGGATagacttataaataaaattgtaccAATGTGTCTGCGCATGGTCAGGGAGGGCGACTGAACTTTGGCATACAGGGTGTAATGGTGAGTGAGAGCTTTGCATCCTGTGACAAACCTCAAAGAGCCGTGGTACACAATGTCCAGACAATGTAAGCATTGAGCAGGGGCATGCATATACAGCAGATCACCATAATCAAGTGAAAGGAGGGACGTAGCCACAACCAATTTTTTCCTGGCAGCATAGGAAAAACAggaatatatataaatataatagtgtgtatatacagtatatatatatatatatatatatatatatatatatatatatatatatatatatatatatatatatatatatatatatatatatatatataatagttTTTGcaggctttctttctttctatacCTTGGTAAAGGACAAATCATGGCACCTTGCAGTACATAGTGTACTTACTGGAGAAATCAGTGTGCATGAGCATGAATCAGAGAGTTTACGCTGGTGTCCTGCTGTTTTATCAAGAAATCAGGTTCTTAGCGCGGAGCTCACGCTGTCCACTTTGACCTGCATCCACAGGCAATAGATGAGCAAgtagagagaggaggaaatctCGACGTGGGCAGTACACCGGGTGGATATGCTGTGGACACCCATGCTGAGGTACCCCAAGCAATACTGCTGGTTTTCCCTGAGCTTCACAAAACAGGCAGCTAACATAAATGATGCTATACTTCCTGCAGATGTGCTCACCTGCTCAGCTCCGGCAACAGTCAGAGGAGCTTTATGCAGTTATTGATGAGATATTGACAAATTCTCTTCCAACAGTGAGTACACCATGTGAAAGCAAACATGAACGAATGTTGGTTTACACTCATAAGGGGATTTAATTGCAATGTGTTTGCGTATTTTGTGCCTCCCAGTCACTCCACTCGTCCAGGTCATCGACTCCCAACACCAGTTTGCAGgtaaagtgtgttttattaGCACCAAGTAACAGGTATaacaaactaataaataatttgttatcCACCTACAATTTAGTTTGGAGGAATAGTTTAAACGTTATATCCTGACAAAAAGATGAGAGTGAACTATGGAGTTGAAGCAGGAGACAGTTAACTAAATATTGAAAAAAGGAATAGATTTCAGCGCAAAGATTAATTCTGACTTTTGATGTAGACTAATCTGAACATTATTCTACTGTGCAGCTGTAAATCAGTAGCAAAACTATGTATTGggaatgtaaatgtgaatgaGTGGTCATCATGAAGAGTGTGTGAACTGCGGTTCTTGGTTGATTCTGTTGCATCCAATACACCCATGAAAAGTTCCTCCTTCTCCCTTCGACTTTTCCCATTAGGAGTCGtcacagcatgtcatccttGTCCATGTCActctatcttctgcatcctcctctgtaccaccaactgccctcatgtttTCcctctacatccatccaccttctctttggtcttcctcttgccctcttgctTCATCCTCAACAccttattataaatataatcaggatctctcctctggatgtgtccaaaccatcaaagTTCTCTctttctgactttgtctccGATCCAATCCAACCTGGTCATTCctaaagagaacctcaacatcttaaTTTCTGTGAAAGTTAAATTAGtttttgtattcattcatttcccagCTCTagtttcttgtttcttttaggAACTTTTGATggttccatttttaaaatactgcatggataattttctgttatttcatcttttgttttgtttgaaat
This is a stretch of genomic DNA from Antennarius striatus isolate MH-2024 chromosome 11, ASM4005453v1, whole genome shotgun sequence. It encodes these proteins:
- the mlip gene encoding muscular LMNA-interacting protein isoform X1, with the translated sequence MDNLNKTSGKGHIGASSQPSIFTFLPQVQKLPAETIIVEGQRSGALTENAEKDVAVSHVETTGDMMSDRGIFKVEKVFIKDFVEGGAGNTIQMGTKLQLKPSLDDMGCIVCPSAGAQAGSNLDQVAAGTASMETAVDKGRDISQWQHPDTAGLDEVSSGFFANEVSVSEDRIYPSNSANIFPTPASSRESILSESSDKEKSWSAVPLSSVTSPASFSRTVSPCSSVLSGIFTPTVLQFKKHFLAPGSSLIHTPQTCFSSCESLFSSVCPQSPPPRHRHRPPLTRLSLLTAILRKGRLPVLSPALQRPYTPCWPVNPVTLSFCNACSAASSVASIPLEFSSTFSSSVSIDSQSQIHREPNRCVTSPPPVHFNERNRAWPQTQVQKRSEQICSGSLPQWGQVISPPRVKRSIITRAPLPVFCSNFDSISPSKHEEIDCSSPQKLQHSHISISKTPELHRSNTHTHVTPENNLNNHKSPSSKPIYEPETRASLKQSQMPNSSLSKLQSLSQQLRSSSLCRPQLQPSRPLSVTHSASPPPPPPIQQNTGRCETGRSCPVPHNSSTSESFYKDSCLSPSQCTPIAYPAWPSPTSPPPPTPSPAPPNRDLIPSPSLSLCSSPSPRPGSGISDCTDREGKKRKSHKIKLSYKSLAAIPTNSLLLDQQAIDEQVERGGNLDVGSTPGGYAVDTHAEMCSPAQLRQQSEELYAVIDEILTNSLPTSLHSSRSSTPNTSLQINSFHKSLGRETKYASLCSLYPSTGMERNLTESTKTKPGVIRPMTAIPTLMVEDKEECHPNPGWRYEVKETFTDKKKMETGKDFYTSSKPQILREEERKPGGKSLFSQCDLQITESDERFTHPVKAVPTSFRPTEEQTEFFQTHI
- the mlip gene encoding muscular LMNA-interacting protein isoform X4, which produces MDNLNKTSGKGHIGASSQPSIFTFLPQVQKLPAETIIVEGQRSGALTENAEKDVAVSHVETTGDMMSDRGIFKVEKVFIKDFVEGGAGNTIQMGTKLQLKPSLDDMGCIVCPSAGAQAGSNLDQVAAGTASMETAVDKGRDISQWQHPDTAGLDESHKIKLSYKSLAAIPTNSLLLDQQAIDEQVERGGNLDVGSTPGGYAVDTHAEMCSPAQLRQQSEELYAVIDEILTNSLPTSLHSSRSSTPNTSLQINSFHKSLGRETKYASLCSLYPSTGMERNLTESTKTKPGVIRPMTAIPTLMVEDKEECHPNPGWRYEVKETFTDKKKMETGKDFYTSSKPQILREEERKPGGKSLFSQCDLQITESDERFTHPVKAVPTSFRPTEEQTEFFQTHI
- the mlip gene encoding muscular LMNA-interacting protein isoform X2 produces the protein MDNLNKTSGKVQKLPAETIIVEGQRSGALTENAEKDVAVSHVETTGDMMSDRGIFKVEKVFIKDFVEGGAGNTIQMGTKLQLKPSLDDMGCIVCPSAGAQAGSNLDQVAAGTASMETAVDKGRDISQWQHPDTAGLDEVSSGFFANEVSVSEDRIYPSNSANIFPTPASSRESILSESSDKEKSWSAVPLSSVTSPASFSRTVSPCSSVLSGIFTPTVLQFKKHFLAPGSSLIHTPQTCFSSCESLFSSVCPQSPPPRHRHRPPLTRLSLLTAILRKGRLPVLSPALQRPYTPCWPVNPVTLSFCNACSAASSVASIPLEFSSTFSSSVSIDSQSQIHREPNRCVTSPPPVHFNERNRAWPQTQVQKRSEQICSGSLPQWGQVISPPRVKRSIITRAPLPVFCSNFDSISPSKHEEIDCSSPQKLQHSHISISKTPELHRSNTHTHVTPENNLNNHKSPSSKPIYEPETRASLKQSQMPNSSLSKLQSLSQQLRSSSLCRPQLQPSRPLSVTHSASPPPPPPIQQNTGRCETGRSCPVPHNSSTSESFYKDSCLSPSQCTPIAYPAWPSPTSPPPPTPSPAPPNRDLIPSPSLSLCSSPSPRPGSGISDCTDREGKKRKSHKIKLSYKSLAAIPTNSLLLDQQAIDEQVERGGNLDVGSTPGGYAVDTHAEMCSPAQLRQQSEELYAVIDEILTNSLPTSLHSSRSSTPNTSLQINSFHKSLGRETKYASLCSLYPSTGMERNLTESTKTKPGVIRPMTAIPTLMVEDKEECHPNPGWRYEVKETFTDKKKMETGKDFYTSSKPQILREEERKPGGKSLFSQCDLQITESDERFTHPVKAVPTSFRPTEEQTEFFQTHI